One Fuerstiella marisgermanici DNA window includes the following coding sequences:
- a CDS encoding ZIP family metal transporter produces MSPVVELLLLTAIAGAAMPIGGFVASFEHIRSNWLRTEFRHSVIAFGGGALFSAIALVLIPEGIKHLEVWESVTAFAAGGVGFWLLQILLDRSKSSSTQMVAMLSDFIPEVIALGATFATGGPGVVVLASIITLQNLPEGFNSYRELRESGLPTRRILTWFSIAALLGPLMGAFGYWMLADQQRLLGWMQLFAASGIMYLVFDDIAPQAKLKNSSLPALGSVLGFLLGLLGKLLDG; encoded by the coding sequence ATGTCGCCAGTCGTTGAACTGCTTCTGTTGACGGCGATCGCCGGCGCCGCGATGCCGATTGGTGGTTTTGTGGCTTCGTTTGAGCACATCCGCAGCAACTGGCTGCGCACCGAGTTTCGACATTCAGTGATCGCGTTTGGCGGTGGTGCTCTGTTTTCGGCAATCGCGTTGGTGTTAATTCCAGAAGGTATCAAGCACCTGGAAGTTTGGGAGTCGGTCACAGCCTTCGCTGCAGGGGGCGTTGGGTTTTGGCTGCTGCAAATCTTACTTGATCGTTCCAAATCTTCGTCCACCCAGATGGTTGCGATGCTTTCGGATTTCATCCCGGAAGTGATTGCGTTGGGAGCCACATTCGCAACAGGTGGCCCAGGCGTTGTGGTACTGGCGTCGATCATCACGCTGCAGAACCTTCCGGAAGGATTCAATTCGTATCGTGAGCTACGCGAAAGCGGTTTGCCAACGCGACGTATCCTGACCTGGTTTTCCATCGCGGCACTGCTCGGCCCGTTGATGGGGGCGTTCGGTTACTGGATGCTGGCCGACCAGCAAAGACTACTCGGCTGGATGCAACTCTTTGCAGCGTCCGGAATTATGTATCTGGTCTTCGACGACATTGCTCCACAGGCCAAACTCAAAAACAGCAGCCTCCCCGCGCTGGGATCAGTGTTGGGCTTCCTGTTAGGACTGCTTGGCAAGTTGCTCGACGGGTAA
- a CDS encoding Gfo/Idh/MocA family protein, translating to MPTDNNTPSRRNFLKTSATAAAAGSVLSSLNAVQAAHTSYDETIRLGMIGCGGRCTGAANQAMNTEGPTKLIAMCDAFEDRLQGSLKTLTKAHKDKIDVPAERQFVGFEGYKQLLATDIDLVLIATPPGFRPVHFEAAVKAGKHIFAEKPVAVDAAGIRRFMKAVEESKKKDLLVQIGLQRRHEPAYKETIKRLQDGAIGDIVAARAYWNGGGVWTRNRQPGQTEMEYQMRNWYYFNWLCGDHIVEQHIHNLDVINWLMGSTPVKAQGQGGRQVRTSKEHGEIYDHHMVEFTYGDTDYGKDTMMLSQCRHIPKTWGKVDEFCHGSNGSCHIGKAQIFDSKGNETWSYGRGGRDGHQQEHHDLFADLRAGKLPNEGEYGATSTMTSILGRMCTYSGQEISWEDAWNSDVVISPIDKFTGMSDTPPVLPNEDMTYPIAMPGQTKVI from the coding sequence ATGCCCACCGACAACAACACACCGTCGCGAAGAAACTTTCTAAAAACGTCCGCCACTGCGGCTGCAGCGGGCTCCGTCTTGAGCAGTCTAAATGCCGTCCAGGCGGCTCACACGTCGTACGATGAAACCATCCGACTGGGCATGATCGGTTGCGGCGGTCGCTGCACAGGTGCGGCTAACCAGGCCATGAATACCGAAGGCCCGACCAAACTGATCGCCATGTGCGACGCTTTCGAAGATCGTCTGCAGGGCAGTTTGAAAACTCTGACCAAAGCACACAAAGACAAAATCGATGTGCCGGCCGAACGACAGTTTGTGGGCTTCGAAGGTTACAAGCAACTGCTTGCAACCGACATCGATCTTGTGCTGATCGCGACGCCTCCTGGTTTTCGCCCGGTTCACTTCGAAGCAGCCGTTAAGGCGGGTAAACACATCTTTGCCGAAAAGCCAGTCGCCGTCGACGCGGCCGGAATTCGTCGCTTTATGAAAGCCGTCGAAGAATCAAAGAAGAAGGATCTGCTTGTTCAGATCGGCCTTCAACGACGCCACGAACCAGCGTACAAAGAAACCATCAAGCGTCTGCAGGATGGAGCGATCGGTGACATCGTGGCGGCTCGAGCGTACTGGAACGGTGGCGGCGTGTGGACTCGCAATCGCCAACCTGGCCAGACCGAAATGGAATACCAGATGCGAAACTGGTACTACTTCAACTGGTTGTGCGGCGATCACATTGTGGAACAACATATTCACAATCTGGACGTCATCAACTGGCTGATGGGCTCAACCCCAGTGAAGGCTCAGGGGCAAGGCGGACGTCAGGTTCGTACCAGCAAAGAGCATGGTGAAATCTACGACCATCACATGGTGGAATTCACCTACGGTGACACCGACTACGGCAAGGACACAATGATGCTTAGCCAATGTCGGCATATTCCCAAAACGTGGGGCAAGGTCGATGAGTTCTGTCACGGCAGCAACGGTTCGTGCCACATCGGCAAAGCACAAATCTTCGACAGCAAAGGCAACGAAACCTGGAGCTACGGCCGAGGCGGCCGCGATGGTCATCAGCAGGAACATCACGACCTGTTTGCCGATTTGCGAGCGGGCAAGCTGCCGAACGAAGGCGAATACGGCGCGACCAGCACGATGACATCGATTCTGGGCCGCATGTGTACCTACAGCGGTCAGGAAATCAGCTGGGAAGACGCCTGGAATTCAGACGTCGTCATTTCGCCAATCGACAAGTTCACCGGCATGAGTGACACTCCTCCTGTGCTTCCCAACGAAGACATGACGTACCCAATCGCGATGCCTGGCCAGACAAAAGTGATCTAG
- a CDS encoding PQQ-binding-like beta-propeller repeat protein has protein sequence MPSTFTRRHALKTLTAGATLMATGGVPAFAEDQTKPTPLAAPTESSWASFRHGPAQQGVAKTTLSKQPELKWELKSRDGWVATCAIVGDHVYAPALQGYLYCLHKATGKEIWKYRSIDDPDEKKFAPGFKAAPLVTASAVYVGDEDGILHAVDRKTGKRLWKFVSDAEIAGGVAKYGNELLLASHDSKLYGISEAGKETWSFQTDDMINCSPAVAENFTFLSGCDTQLRVIDLKTHEEVRNVPLESQLIASPAIMGDLLYVGSHAGELVAVNWKTGEIDWRYVGDRELPYHSSAAVTKDLVLVGNHDKLMHAVDRKTGKARWTFATKARIESSPAIVDDRVFFGSGDGNIYGLSLADGAEVWKFNAGKAVNAGIAIGEGCMVVGEDDHNGRLRCFA, from the coding sequence ATGCCGTCTACTTTCACACGACGACACGCCCTGAAGACTTTGACCGCAGGTGCCACGCTGATGGCAACAGGCGGAGTCCCGGCCTTCGCCGAAGATCAGACCAAACCGACGCCACTCGCCGCGCCGACGGAATCGAGCTGGGCATCGTTTCGTCACGGCCCCGCTCAACAGGGCGTCGCAAAAACCACGCTGTCGAAACAGCCCGAGCTGAAGTGGGAACTGAAGTCGCGCGACGGCTGGGTTGCGACTTGTGCCATCGTCGGCGACCACGTTTACGCTCCGGCTCTGCAAGGCTATCTGTATTGCCTGCATAAAGCGACCGGCAAAGAGATCTGGAAGTATCGATCGATCGACGATCCGGACGAAAAGAAATTTGCGCCAGGCTTCAAGGCGGCTCCGCTGGTGACCGCCAGTGCTGTGTACGTGGGCGACGAAGACGGAATCCTTCACGCCGTCGATCGCAAAACAGGCAAGCGTTTATGGAAGTTCGTATCAGATGCTGAAATCGCGGGCGGAGTTGCAAAGTACGGCAACGAACTGTTGCTGGCATCGCACGACAGCAAGCTGTACGGCATTTCTGAGGCTGGCAAGGAAACATGGAGTTTCCAGACGGACGACATGATCAACTGCTCGCCGGCCGTCGCTGAGAACTTCACATTTCTGTCCGGCTGCGATACTCAGCTTCGAGTCATCGACCTGAAAACTCATGAGGAAGTCCGCAACGTCCCGCTGGAATCACAATTGATCGCATCGCCTGCGATCATGGGCGACCTTCTGTACGTGGGTTCGCACGCGGGCGAACTTGTCGCCGTGAACTGGAAGACGGGTGAAATTGATTGGCGATATGTTGGTGATCGTGAGCTGCCCTACCATTCTTCTGCGGCCGTGACGAAGGACCTGGTCCTGGTGGGCAATCACGACAAACTGATGCACGCCGTCGACCGAAAAACAGGCAAGGCGCGATGGACGTTTGCCACGAAAGCCCGCATCGAAAGTTCGCCCGCCATTGTTGATGACCGCGTCTTCTTCGGTTCCGGCGACGGCAATATTTACGGTTTGAGTCTCGCAGACGGCGCCGAGGTCTGGAAGTTCAACGCTGGAAAAGCAGTGAACGCTGGCATTGCCATCGGTGAAGGCTGTATGGTGGTGGGCGAAGACGATCACAACGGCCGCCTGCGGTGCTTTGCCTAG
- a CDS encoding alpha/beta hydrolase, with product MASFSVASTALGLLFFSASLTPSLLPRPPILQGILGGVSLIVGYAIAKATIAVWRFMQLRELNSTNARRVSLVLLVITGLVSALTLSRMTVWQNSIRDRMHMSGVDSSYPFSVLTTAIVVATVLLLVARAIGFLIHSVSNRLKKVMPPRVALVVSTVVLSFMIISLVDGLIVKTALHAADEAFASIDQATYDELSQPERSMASGSPDSLIRWSDIGRNGKIFVAEGPTAEDISILTGRPAKTPIRVYAGYNTEDSLARRAKVALDELIRVGGFERRVLVVATPTGTGWLDPSSVDPLDYLHDGDIATVSMQYSYLPSWLTIMIDPDRSRDAAKALFREVHSHWSSLDKADRPKLYVFGLSLGSLGTEAAFDFYDLIGDPIDGAVLSGPPFPSTIWPELVRNRQSETPAWLPQFRGGDLVRFMSREAVAVPAGAKWGVMRIMYIQHGSDPMSWFSPSLAYREPDWLTSEKAPDVSPYFRWFPVVTFLQVGFDVPMATAAPLGYAHNYSPAEYIDAWIEVTAPEAWTDDDTKALKAAYADFNPAPI from the coding sequence GTGGCCTCCTTTTCAGTCGCGTCGACAGCACTGGGGCTGCTGTTCTTTTCCGCGTCGCTAACGCCGTCGCTCTTGCCTCGCCCGCCGATTTTGCAAGGGATACTTGGCGGGGTCTCGTTAATCGTCGGCTACGCTATCGCGAAAGCGACCATCGCCGTGTGGCGGTTTATGCAGTTGCGTGAACTGAACAGCACCAACGCCCGGCGTGTGTCGTTGGTCCTACTGGTCATTACAGGCTTGGTTTCTGCGCTGACGTTGTCTCGTATGACCGTCTGGCAAAATTCAATCCGCGATCGCATGCACATGTCGGGGGTCGACTCGTCGTACCCGTTCAGCGTTCTGACGACTGCAATTGTTGTTGCTACTGTGCTGTTGCTTGTCGCGCGAGCGATCGGGTTTTTGATTCATTCGGTCTCCAATCGACTAAAAAAAGTCATGCCGCCGCGAGTGGCTCTGGTCGTTTCGACGGTTGTGCTTAGCTTCATGATCATCAGCCTTGTGGATGGGCTGATCGTCAAAACAGCGTTGCATGCGGCGGACGAAGCGTTTGCGTCTATCGACCAGGCCACGTACGACGAACTCTCACAGCCTGAACGTTCAATGGCTTCGGGAAGTCCGGATTCGCTGATACGTTGGAGCGACATCGGCAGGAATGGCAAGATCTTTGTGGCGGAAGGTCCGACGGCCGAGGACATTTCGATTTTGACGGGGCGGCCTGCGAAGACGCCAATTCGTGTTTACGCCGGTTACAATACGGAAGATTCGCTGGCCCGACGAGCAAAGGTGGCTCTGGACGAACTGATTCGCGTGGGCGGGTTTGAACGCCGCGTTTTGGTTGTCGCGACGCCGACCGGCACTGGCTGGCTGGACCCGTCGTCCGTCGATCCGCTGGATTATCTGCACGATGGAGACATTGCCACGGTATCGATGCAGTATTCGTATCTGCCAAGCTGGTTGACGATCATGATTGATCCGGATCGGTCACGAGACGCGGCCAAAGCCTTGTTTCGGGAAGTGCATTCGCATTGGTCGTCGCTGGACAAAGCTGATCGACCGAAGCTGTACGTTTTCGGGCTAAGTCTGGGTTCGCTTGGCACGGAAGCAGCCTTCGATTTTTACGACCTGATCGGCGATCCAATCGATGGGGCGGTGCTGAGTGGCCCGCCATTTCCGAGCACCATTTGGCCGGAACTGGTTCGTAATCGACAATCTGAAACGCCCGCATGGCTACCGCAGTTTCGAGGTGGCGATCTGGTTCGATTTATGAGCCGAGAGGCCGTTGCGGTACCGGCGGGCGCTAAGTGGGGCGTCATGAGGATCATGTACATTCAACACGGCAGCGATCCGATGTCGTGGTTTTCGCCATCGCTGGCGTACCGTGAGCCCGACTGGTTAACGTCGGAGAAAGCTCCGGACGTGTCGCCATATTTTCGATGGTTCCCCGTCGTCACGTTCCTGCAGGTTGGCTTTGATGTTCCGATGGCCACTGCCGCTCCGCTGGGCTACGCTCACAATTATTCGCCCGCGGAATACATCGACGCGTGGATCGAAGTCACGGCCCCGGAAGCGTGGACGGACGACGATACAAAAGCACTAAAAGCGGCCTACGCCGACTTCAACCCGGCCCCAATCTGA
- a CDS encoding serine/threonine protein kinase, whose translation MPSVPSTKLRIRQKLGKYRIEKRLGEGGFASVFQAMDTIMGTRVALKIPHEPLVDDQLLASFRKESRLLATVDHPGILQIKDASIINGRLVISFPLGMETLFDRLSRRMSFDTTMLLIDQLMEAVAFAHERKVIHCDIKPENVILFADGSARLADFGIAKVARQTIKGCGTGTVGYMAPEQAMGRPSCRSDVFSLGLVFYRMLAGQWPEWPYEWPLPGYQKLKTRVPQSMIAWLRKSIEINGAKRFPDAVRMRNAFMRIRPEATRFVEKQRAKKRAQRNSDTARQSKVRTRRAA comes from the coding sequence ATGCCATCAGTACCATCCACAAAGCTTCGCATTCGCCAGAAACTTGGCAAATATCGGATCGAAAAACGCCTTGGGGAAGGCGGTTTTGCGAGCGTGTTTCAGGCCATGGACACAATCATGGGAACTCGCGTTGCCCTGAAAATTCCTCATGAGCCGCTGGTGGATGACCAGCTTCTGGCCAGCTTTCGAAAAGAAAGCCGCCTGCTGGCCACCGTCGACCATCCGGGCATTCTGCAGATTAAAGACGCCAGCATCATCAATGGACGTCTTGTGATTTCGTTTCCGCTGGGCATGGAAACGCTGTTTGACCGATTGTCGCGTCGCATGTCGTTTGACACCACGATGCTGCTGATCGACCAATTGATGGAAGCGGTCGCGTTCGCTCATGAACGCAAAGTGATTCATTGCGACATCAAGCCGGAAAACGTAATCCTGTTTGCGGACGGATCGGCTCGTTTGGCCGATTTCGGAATTGCGAAAGTAGCTCGTCAAACCATTAAAGGGTGTGGCACGGGTACAGTCGGGTACATGGCTCCGGAACAGGCGATGGGGCGGCCTTCCTGCCGATCTGACGTGTTTTCGCTGGGTCTGGTTTTCTACCGAATGCTGGCTGGCCAGTGGCCGGAATGGCCGTACGAATGGCCGCTGCCGGGCTACCAGAAACTGAAGACACGAGTCCCGCAATCCATGATCGCGTGGCTAAGAAAGTCGATTGAGATCAATGGGGCCAAGCGATTTCCGGACGCTGTACGCATGCGGAACGCGTTTATGCGTATTCGCCCGGAAGCGACTCGCTTTGTCGAAAAGCAGCGAGCCAAAAAACGGGCCCAGCGCAACAGCGACACGGCTCGACAAAGTAAGGTGCGGACGCGGCGAGCGGCGTAG
- a CDS encoding aldose epimerase family protein: protein MKQICALLAVCASVSTSAADPEVQDFGKTKDGTAVQLYTLKNEKGLTAKVMARGATLVELHVPGKNGKSEDVILGWDSVAGYESEDNQYFGCTTGRVCNRIAKGKFSIGGKDYTVATNDGPNHLHGGVERSLDKVVWDAKAYSNDKGQGVRFKYTSPDGEEGYPGNLKCQVVYFLAKNANRISISYKATTDQPTPVNLTNHAYFNLAGAGSDTVLDHVLTLNADKYTPADDTLIPTGKIEPVAGTPLDFTKPKRIGARIEKLTDTSALGYDHNFVLNAKQDDSKPYNHAATLLHKASGRRLRIMTKEPGIQFYSGNFLKGQQGKNGKTYAHRSAVCLETQHYPDSVNQPNFPSIILKPDQEYQTSTLLIFGVSGQK, encoded by the coding sequence ATGAAACAAATTTGTGCTCTGCTGGCTGTTTGTGCTTCCGTTTCGACATCGGCGGCTGATCCTGAAGTTCAGGATTTCGGCAAGACGAAGGATGGCACCGCCGTTCAGCTCTACACGCTGAAAAACGAAAAGGGACTGACCGCAAAAGTCATGGCTCGCGGTGCCACGCTCGTGGAACTGCATGTGCCGGGTAAGAACGGTAAATCAGAAGACGTGATTCTGGGTTGGGACAGCGTGGCGGGCTACGAATCCGAAGATAACCAGTACTTCGGCTGTACCACGGGGCGAGTCTGCAACCGCATCGCGAAAGGCAAATTCTCGATCGGTGGCAAAGACTATACCGTCGCCACAAACGATGGGCCGAACCATCTGCACGGCGGTGTGGAACGCAGCCTGGACAAAGTCGTGTGGGATGCCAAAGCGTATTCGAACGACAAGGGGCAGGGCGTCCGTTTCAAGTACACAAGTCCCGACGGGGAGGAAGGCTATCCCGGAAACCTGAAGTGTCAGGTCGTCTACTTTCTTGCAAAGAATGCCAACCGCATCAGCATCTCCTACAAAGCGACGACCGATCAGCCGACTCCGGTAAACCTCACCAACCACGCTTACTTTAATCTGGCAGGTGCCGGTAGCGACACAGTGCTCGACCACGTACTGACGCTGAACGCCGACAAGTACACGCCCGCCGACGACACTCTGATACCGACTGGAAAAATCGAACCCGTTGCCGGCACACCGCTGGACTTCACTAAGCCAAAGCGGATTGGAGCTCGGATCGAAAAACTGACCGACACGTCCGCACTTGGCTATGACCACAACTTCGTACTGAACGCCAAACAGGATGACAGCAAGCCATACAATCATGCGGCCACGCTGCTGCACAAAGCGTCCGGCCGAAGGCTGCGAATCATGACGAAGGAACCCGGCATCCAATTCTATTCCGGCAACTTCCTGAAAGGGCAGCAAGGTAAAAACGGGAAGACTTATGCTCACCGAAGTGCCGTCTGCCTTGAAACTCAGCACTATCCCGATTCCGTCAACCAGCCGAACTTTCCTTCGATCATTTTGAAGCCGGATCAGGAATACCAGACGTCGACATTGCTGATCTTTGGTGTTTCCGGACAGAAGTAA
- a CDS encoding c-type cytochrome, whose translation MNRQQTLHKRYALPRALVVAIVVTASLAGSTRAEELEPSNAKPYPPGELGKVVRLGEEIVANTAQHPLSRKYVGNSLNCTSCHLNSGRHARAGSFLGTASAYPAWSPREERVITLEDRVLNCFMRSQNGVRPPNGSRVSVAITTYITWLSEGSSIKMNGQKPLGPNHTPTLDLDGLKPNVERGEKLYANRCADCHGAGGVGTEEGPPVWGDMSYNDGAGLSRNPKLASWLKVAMPLDDATLTAQEALDIAAFINSHKRPKFVLSEHLPKNDQLGEYNGKRE comes from the coding sequence ATGAACAGACAACAAACGCTACACAAACGCTATGCGCTGCCTCGGGCCTTAGTCGTCGCAATCGTCGTCACAGCCAGCCTGGCGGGGTCAACACGCGCCGAAGAATTAGAACCTTCCAACGCGAAACCGTATCCGCCGGGCGAACTTGGCAAGGTTGTGCGGTTGGGGGAGGAGATCGTCGCAAATACCGCTCAGCACCCGCTCTCGCGGAAGTACGTTGGCAACTCGCTGAATTGCACGTCCTGCCACCTGAATTCAGGCCGTCACGCCAGGGCTGGAAGTTTTTTGGGGACCGCGTCCGCTTATCCCGCGTGGTCACCTCGCGAAGAACGAGTCATCACGCTTGAGGACCGCGTGCTGAACTGCTTTATGCGAAGTCAAAATGGTGTGCGGCCGCCTAACGGCAGTCGCGTATCGGTCGCCATCACGACGTACATTACGTGGCTATCAGAAGGTAGCTCGATCAAGATGAACGGCCAAAAACCACTCGGCCCAAACCACACTCCAACACTGGATCTGGACGGACTGAAACCGAACGTTGAACGCGGCGAAAAGTTGTACGCCAATCGATGCGCCGACTGTCACGGCGCGGGTGGAGTCGGCACCGAAGAAGGTCCTCCGGTGTGGGGCGACATGTCGTATAATGATGGTGCCGGTCTAAGTCGCAACCCGAAGCTTGCGTCCTGGCTGAAGGTCGCGATGCCGCTCGATGACGCCACACTCACCGCGCAGGAAGCACTCGACATTGCCGCATTTATTAACAGCCACAAGCGGCCAAAATTCGTGCTGTCCGAACACTTGCCAAAAAACGATCAGCTGGGAGAGTACAACGGCAAGCGTGAATAA
- a CDS encoding DUF3124 domain-containing protein encodes MAKKVTVAEVDTFIRQLKWLIAGVVVLFVVPLIVYAVYVDRRLDSFQDSLTHSPPEELADDEPAHGDLYHLAANPVEGQVVYVPAYSHIYHGDGKPHLLAITLSVRNTSLTDEIVVKSVEYFDTKGKKVKSYLAKPVRLPALGTTEVIIKRDDASGGSGANFLVEWYARTPVTEPIIEAVMIDTNSQQGISFARRGSVISEVVPDWADGKPTEEE; translated from the coding sequence ATGGCAAAAAAAGTGACTGTCGCTGAAGTTGATACGTTCATTCGGCAACTCAAATGGCTGATCGCCGGAGTTGTCGTATTGTTCGTTGTGCCACTTATTGTCTACGCAGTCTACGTGGATCGTCGTCTGGATTCGTTTCAGGATTCGTTGACTCACAGCCCGCCGGAAGAACTGGCGGATGATGAACCCGCTCACGGTGACCTCTACCACCTGGCAGCAAATCCGGTGGAAGGCCAGGTGGTGTATGTTCCGGCCTATTCCCATATCTACCACGGCGATGGCAAGCCGCATCTGCTGGCGATCACTCTTAGTGTGCGCAACACCAGCCTGACCGATGAGATCGTCGTTAAGTCGGTCGAATACTTCGATACGAAAGGCAAGAAGGTCAAATCGTATCTCGCCAAACCCGTCCGGTTACCGGCTTTGGGGACAACGGAAGTGATCATCAAACGAGACGATGCGTCTGGAGGCAGCGGTGCGAATTTTCTTGTCGAATGGTATGCCAGGACACCGGTTACCGAACCAATTATCGAAGCTGTTATGATCGACACTAATTCGCAACAGGGAATTTCTTTCGCTCGACGCGGCTCAGTGATCAGCGAAGTGGTTCCTGACTGGGCCGACGGCAAACCGACCGAAGAGGAATAG
- a CDS encoding pyridoxal phosphate-dependent decarboxylase family protein, producing the protein MSQPDMSPLEPTAAEMQALTQQVLDLVVANIDGLDGGPVSLNSPSAELLADLSTAPPESATELAPLLELITRAAQQSYQSAGPGYLAYVPGGGIFTSALAGFLGTALNRYTGKVTSAPALVAMEQSVLRWMCDLFGFPDDAQALLTPGGSMANSIALTTARTLYAEGQVDRATVYIGEHAHGSITKAARAAGLGRDHVRTIRSTPDLRLDVEHLKTRLNEDRDAGLVPVCVFAAAGTTNTGTIDRLADIAAIAREFGVWFHVDGAYGGLFQLTARGRQRLSGIELAASITLDPHKSLFVPLGTGAIVVRSKEALRKTYSEEADYMQDLNQHAADHASDLPDFDSLSPELSRDFRGLRLWLPLHLHGVDAFRQQLDEKMDLALKVWKTLRADDRLDVPWSPDLTVVVFRLKDDDDADQLAFLKRINDSQRILLSSTRINGDVYLRMAILSFRTHADRILEALEIIRAAVEA; encoded by the coding sequence ATGTCCCAACCAGATATGAGTCCCCTGGAACCGACCGCTGCTGAAATGCAGGCACTCACGCAGCAAGTGCTTGATCTGGTGGTCGCGAACATCGACGGATTGGACGGTGGTCCCGTTTCGCTGAATTCACCGAGTGCTGAGCTTCTCGCTGATCTATCGACCGCTCCCCCCGAATCGGCCACGGAGCTGGCGCCACTACTTGAACTTATCACTCGCGCAGCGCAGCAAAGTTATCAATCGGCGGGGCCGGGGTATCTGGCGTACGTTCCCGGCGGCGGAATCTTCACGTCTGCGCTGGCGGGGTTTCTGGGGACGGCTCTCAATCGGTACACGGGCAAAGTCACGTCTGCTCCCGCGCTGGTCGCGATGGAGCAGAGTGTCCTGCGATGGATGTGCGATCTGTTCGGTTTTCCGGACGACGCTCAGGCACTGTTGACGCCTGGCGGTTCGATGGCAAACTCAATCGCGCTCACGACCGCTCGAACGCTATACGCCGAAGGGCAGGTCGACCGAGCGACAGTTTACATCGGAGAACACGCGCACGGCTCCATCACCAAAGCAGCTCGCGCAGCAGGCCTTGGACGCGACCACGTACGCACCATCCGGTCAACTCCCGACCTGCGTCTTGACGTCGAACACCTCAAGACACGCCTCAACGAAGATCGTGACGCCGGTCTGGTTCCCGTCTGCGTATTCGCCGCCGCAGGAACGACGAACACCGGAACGATCGACCGGCTTGCGGACATTGCCGCGATCGCTCGTGAATTTGGCGTCTGGTTTCACGTTGACGGAGCTTATGGCGGCCTCTTTCAACTCACCGCGCGAGGTCGACAGCGGCTTTCCGGCATTGAACTCGCCGCTTCCATTACGCTGGACCCTCATAAGTCTCTGTTCGTCCCGTTAGGCACCGGCGCGATCGTGGTGCGTTCGAAAGAGGCCCTTCGGAAGACGTATTCAGAAGAAGCCGACTACATGCAGGACCTGAACCAGCACGCCGCTGATCACGCGAGCGATCTGCCGGACTTCGACTCTCTTTCGCCGGAACTCTCGCGAGACTTCCGTGGTCTGCGGCTTTGGCTGCCTCTTCACTTACACGGTGTAGACGCGTTCCGGCAGCAGCTCGATGAAAAAATGGACCTCGCATTGAAGGTCTGGAAAACGCTGCGAGCCGACGATCGCCTCGACGTTCCCTGGTCGCCGGATCTGACGGTTGTCGTCTTTCGGCTTAAAGACGACGATGACGCTGACCAGCTAGCGTTTCTGAAACGCATCAACGACAGCCAGCGAATTCTGTTATCGAGTACTCGCATCAATGGCGACGTCTACCTGCGAATGGCGATTCTGTCGTTCCGCACGCACGCTGATCGAATTTTGGAGGCATTGGAAATAATTCGGGCGGCGGTCGAAGCATGA